Proteins encoded in a region of the Elaeis guineensis isolate ETL-2024a chromosome 7, EG11, whole genome shotgun sequence genome:
- the LOC105049157 gene encoding uncharacterized protein: protein MWSGGKKFPVGGSQKMAALESSPCTPAKAATATIHRNPSDGTPLKHVQPKLPAGDSPYVRAKHVQLVEKDPNKAIPLFWAAINSGDRVDSALKDMAVVMKQVNRAEEAIEAIKSFRYLCSIQAQEPLDNVLLDLYKKCGKIDDQIEMLNFKLKMIDDGLAFGGRTTKLARSQGKKFHVSLVQEKSRLLGNLAWAYMQSDNYMAAESLYWQALAIEPDHNKQCNLAICLMKTGRLVEAKSLLQNIKEPSREAQITNSSTESYLRSFERASEMLMTLESQSGLQLEGHNISATASNPVNSRRSEDFNGKNLLNEFSSPLSVGKWKRESVSQRVPSPPSCGWKSPKYVTPSFNKWPGQVEASADICQQRSKSSCNKALFSPASVDGSPNSKTLADEEHSGTSIKNHATAFEKPLTIVETKKYPIEDNSPKPELTREPQTHSGISQAKGLKGLANDALSAIAGADMIPRSVNLVMGSRRQADAVKVEAVSQRRRKEQSHSSDNISVTGRKNLNPPAQDCLFANGERRTKANHVMDTLVPKPLVQSLTANGNISANAPSKESGSSMKASENKNQGQKSQNCEKGSPRCNDIGEEEVFSGIMKMGHPQNLDLDNNLTSITESMKPPEDPSIFTSGRMHFREPAVQSCSADVHVLKSKISIQSPNQVSFGSLSTSMNVNQIQGSDVSTDIGGQIEILGEKFPQGVSNNGNSQNSDNASACMDKIPEFRGDKPVSYGGNRTWAEMVEEEEENLANENLRIDIVADHATGSCKNSSEEHVKTPPALNSKKTWADMVEEEECLVSGNLNHSAAIDSHDGSRKHASTEQPAHEGFPDENVNFINIVRSTPCQKHQMPQNYAARFCQKISMLDIQEGSESGSKTPRKNSSARRSLSFDEQPMWDLSKGCFLEAGLRDSLHMVAKGSWSNCEMNLKRAKQCNRLRVFQEITLDEDGRD from the exons ATGTGGAGTGGAGGAAAGAAGTTTCCGGTGGGAGGGTCGCAGAAGATGGCAGCGTTGGAGTCGTCTCCTTGCACTCCGGCAAAGGCGGCGACGGCGACCATCCATAGAAATCCAAGCGACGGCACACCTTTGAAGCATGTACAGCCTAAGTTGCCGGCTGGAGATTCTCCGTACGTGCGAGCAAAGCACGTCCAG TTAGTAGAAAAGGATCCAAACAAAGCAATTCCACTATTCTGGGCTGCTATAAACAGTGGAGACCGAGTTGACAGTGCATTAAAGGACATGGCTGTTGTAATGAAACAAGTGAATCGAGCTGAAGAGGCCATTGAGGCAATAAAATCTTTCCGCTATTTATGCTCTATCCAAGCACAGGAGCCTCTTGATAATGTTCTTCTTGACCTATACAAG AAATGTGGTAAGATAGATGATCAAATTGAAATGCTGAACTTCAAGCTGAAGATGATTGATGATGGGCTAGCATTTGGTGGGAGGACAACAAAATTGGCGAGATCTCAAGGAAAAAAGTTTCATGTTTCCCTCGTGCAAGAAAAATCCAG GTTGCTAGGGAATCTTGCCTGGGCTTACATGCAATCAGATAACTACATGGCAGCAGAATCACTTTACTG GCAAGCATTGGCAATAGAACCAGATCATAACAAGCAGTGCAATTTAGCTATCTGCTTGATGAAGACAGGAAGACTAGTAGAAGCAAAATCCCTCCTGCAAAACATCAAAGAGCCATCTAGAGAAGCGCAAATCACCAACAGCAGTACCGAATCCTACCTTAGATCCTTTGAACGGGCTTCTGAAATGCTTATGACACTTGAGTCGCAATCAGGACTACAACTTGAGGGGCATAATATATCTGCCACAGCTTCAAATCCTGTAAATAGCAGAAGAAGTGAAGATTTCAATGGTAAGAACTTGTTGAATGAGTTTTCTTCACCTTTGTCTGTTGGAAAATGGAAGAGAGAATCTGTCAGTCAGAGAGTTCCCTCACCACCCTCCTGCGGTTGGAAATCTCCAAAGTATGTCACTCCATCATTCAACAAATGGCCTGGTCAGGTAGAAGCGTCTGCTGATATTTGTCAACAAAGATCGAAATCCTCTTGTAACAAAGCATTGTTTTCACCAGCATCTGTGGATGGAAGCCCAAATTCGAAAACATTAGCCGATGAAGAGCATTCTGGCACATCCATCAAGAACCATGCTACAGCATTTGAGAAACCTTTAACAATTGTTGAAACAAAGAAGTATCCAATTGAAGATAACAGTCCAAAGCCCGAGCTAACAAGAGAACCACAAACTCATAGTGGAATTTCGCAAGCCAAAGGACTAAAAGGACTGGCTAATGATGCCTTATCAGCTATAGCTGGTGCAGATATGATCCCCAGATCTGTAAACCTGGTCATGGGAAGCAGGAGACAGGCAGATGCTGTCAAAGTGGAAGCAGTTAGTCAAAGGAGGAGGAAAGAACAATCACATAGCTCAGATAATATATCAGTTACTGGCCGTAAAAATCTGAATCCACCAGCACAAGATTGCTTGTTTGCAAATGGAGAAAGAAGAACAAAGGCAAATCATGTGATGGATACTCTAGTCCCCAAACCACTGGTTCAGTCACTTACAGCCAATGGAAATATATCAGCAAATGCACCAAGCAAAGAAAGTGGCAGTAGCATGAAAGCTTCAGAAAACAAGAATCAGGGTCAGAAGTCACAAAACTGTGAAAAAGGCAGTCCAAGATGCAATGACATTGGTGAAGAGGAAGTTTTCTCTGGGATTATGAAAATGGGACATCCTCAGAACCTTGATTTGGATAATAATTTAACTTCGATAACTGAAAGCATGAAACCTCCTGAAGACCCCTCTATCTTCACTAGTGGCAGAATGCACTTCCGAGAGCCTGCAGTGCAGAGCTGCAGTGCTGATGTTCATGTTCTAAAGTCAAAAATATCAATCCAATCCCCGAACCAAGTTAGTTTTGGCAGCTTATCCACTTCTATGAATGTGAATCAGATCCAAGGATCTGATGTGTCCACAGATATTGGGGGACAGATAGAAATCCTTGGGGAGAAGTTTCCCCAAGGAGTTTCAAACAATGGTAACTCTCAGAATTCTGACAATGCTTCAGCTTGCATGGACAAAATTCCAGAGTTTAGAGGTGACAAACCAGTTTCATATGGTGGAAACAGAACATGGGCTGAAAtggtagaagaagaagaagaaaacttgGCTAATGAGAACTTGAGAATTGATATAGTAGCTGATCATGCAACTGGAAGTTGCAAAAATTCATCTGAAGAACATGTTAAGACACCTCCAGCATTAAACAGCAAAAAAACTTGGGCTGATATGGTAGAGGAAGAAGAATGCTTGGTTAGTGGGAATCTAAATCATAGTGCTGCGATCGATAGCCATGATGGAAGCCGCAAACATGCATCCACTGAACAACCGGCGCATGAAGGATTCCCAGATGAAAATGTGAACTTCATTAATATTGTCAGATCCACTCCTTGCCAGAAGCATCAGATGCCACAAAACTATGCTGCAAGGTTCTGCCAAAAGATTAGTATGCTGGATATTCAAGAAGGGTCTGAAAGTGGGAGCAAAACACCAAGAAAGAATTCGTCAGCTCGGCGATCTCTCTCATTTGATGAGCAGCCAATGTGGGATCTTTCTAAGGGTTGCTTCCTAGAGGCTGGCCTCCGGGATTCTCTTCATATGGTGGCCAAGGGAAGCTGGTCTAATTGTGAAATGAATTTGAAGCGAGCTAAGCAGTGCAACAGACTTAGAGTTTTCCAGGAAATTACACTTGACGAAGATGGAAGAGATTGA